Proteins encoded in a region of the Rutidosis leptorrhynchoides isolate AG116_Rl617_1_P2 chromosome 9, CSIRO_AGI_Rlap_v1, whole genome shotgun sequence genome:
- the LOC139868133 gene encoding uncharacterized protein: MELTYQLYDDDDVTHEKVRDYEDDQNGLNDKDGSAQIDDYDECVYIYCINIFSIMFTALGEVLPSRKRGPTSMTDVWNQKPGCRITVTINPLGQPICDNTSKLTHFLGTIARSCKHCPIDLPWTKVSKDQKQEIIKTIRSKFIIPKHADRWMLRSIGRKVKNWRARLKKKHWDSSKSFRKQVKSRPPELEKAIWKSLVTMWNNEAVQEKCAKNKANWAKKVMVQVTGKKSYARIREELKKNMDDLTKDLPEGTVDAPGPDDVFAQVVGNNKYGAADMYGLGVRQADLWGNIPSRNVVLIENVKLKSDNELMEDNTGAQGDTRVNVPPRPRLKVGDEVFLHNIVTYEKVAKAWLRSMDPTTEVGGIEIGEDWCSVEVQAIIKRGSLLVRPFDLFMRVGDAGGACVAWPSTYLSVVPLD, from the exons ATGGAGCTTACTTATCAACTCTATGATGATGACGATGTTACGCATGAAAAAGTTAGAGACTATGAAGATGATCAGAATGGACTGAATGACAAAGATGGATCTGCTCAAATTGATGATTATGACGAATGTGTG TATATTTATTGTATAAACATATTCTCAATCATGTTCACTGCTTTAGGTGAAGTGCTTCCCAGTAGAAAGAGAGGACCTACAAGTATGACCGATGTTTGGAATCAAAAACCAGGCTGTCGTATTACTGTTACTATTAATCCACTCGGTCAACCTATTTGTGACAACACTAGTAAGCTCACCCATTTCTTGGGAACAATTGCACGTAGTTGCAAGCATTGCCCAATTGATTTACCATGGACTAAAGTTTCTAAAGATCAAAAGCAAGAGATTATTAAAACAATAAgg TCAAAGTTTATTATTCCAAAACATGCGGATAGGTGGATGCTAAGATCAATTGGCAGGAAAGTCAAAAATTGGAGGGCAAGATTGAAGAAGAAACACTGGGATTCATCAAAATCATTTAGGAAGCAAGTCAAATCAAGGCCACCAGAACTTGAAAAAGCAATATGGAAGAGTCTGGTTACTATGTGGAATAATGAAGCGGTTCAG GAGAAATGTGCGAAAAACAAAGCAAACTGGGCAAAAAAGGTTATGGTGCAGGTCACCGGTAAAAAGAGTTATGCACGTATACGTGAAGAGCTCAAG AAAAACATGGATGACCTAACTAAAGATCTACCTGAAGGAACAGTAGATGCGCCTGGACCGGATGATGTTTTTGCTCAAGTTGTGGGCAACAATAAATATGGGGCAGCCGACATGTATGGATTAGGTGTGCGACAAGCTGATCTGTGGGGTAATATACCTAGTCGCAATGTTGTTCTTATAGAGAACGTTAAACTTAAGTCTGACAATGAA TTGATGGAAGATAACACAGGAGCACAGGGAGACACTAGAGTCAATGTACCTCCACGTCCACGTCTTAag GTCGGAGATGAAGTTTTTCTCCACAACATTGTTACGTACGAGAAGGTAGCAAAAGCATGGTTGAGGAGTATGGATCCAACAACGGAAGTTGGCGGTATTGAGATTGGAGAGGATTGGTGTAGCGTAGAAGTTCAAGCGATCATTAAAAGGGGTTCATTATTGGTCAGGCCATTTGATCTGTTTATGCGAGTTGGAGATGCTGGAGGCGCGTGTGTCGCGTGGCCTTCCACATATTTATCG GTGGTACCGTTGGATTAA